One stretch of Euphorbia lathyris chromosome 7, ddEupLath1.1, whole genome shotgun sequence DNA includes these proteins:
- the LOC136235736 gene encoding disease resistance protein RPV1-like isoform X1, producing MIILLCLILLIIGLLLPPLARRIKSSPSSSSSSSSSSSSSSTPEKHEVFISFRGSDVRIGFLSHLHDALRRSGIDAFVDEQLERGENISNSLLRTIEGSYISIVILSENYAFSPWCLDELVKILECKETSGQIVIPVFYGADPTHVQDLTGSFGAAIAQHRKKLYKSSVDSWGYALKEASELSGFDSCNFKSDANLIEEIIRQILEKLNDLSQTDSTSFDDKLVGISSRVENVMSLLSHEDVNVVGIWGAGGIGKTTIAQATFDRICGQFEAQCFVENVREKSERGIDIFQTEILPKLLEASNFVSSTSFVKKRLSRKRVVVCLDDVSDFSQIKSIIERGVYCGSGSKLIVTGRDKHLLENLGAEIYEVENLNDCEALELFCLHAFKEKIPKGGYLELSKRAIEYAQGLPLALEVLGSNLYHRSVEEWEDELEKLKGTSEKKIQKILKISYDGLSDVEKEIFLDIACFFKWRSRDEVESLLDVPGSKIGISCLYEKALISVSFGNCLNMHDLIQQMAKDIICEEKVLAKRSRLWNPEDIYHLLTREMGTEAIKGISLDMSKIKSVNLSPKAFERIYNLRYLKFYTSSHNTHVNVPQALTYLPEQLRYFYWDQYPSKSLPFSFCAEKLVELRMSYSHLEELWNGVLNLTNLKLIDLRYSERLIKIPDLSRASNLETLDFSGCTSVVEVPSSLKYLSKLAKLSLGGCFCFLPNCFDGLLSLKILSLFKCSRLKSLPDDFCNLKSLSGLYVEYCENLRLPQNIGNVESLKSLVAYINGIEELPSTVNNVWELKDLCISRSKGLIFPPLTGDFPHLMSINLNDIGILEFPLAVCSIPSLKFLFLGGNNFESIPECIKQFRILNQLDLHDCKKLKHLPESIKQLSMLTYLDLSECTSLEQNELNKMMDHLFWEKFEEQNMGEHIENDIGSSFLGSEVPQKMMYQNKRGSSLTFSFKLQKEMQYLHWYCCTVLDPQACEFCSNEVFVYCVVRFKDVSGRSVTLQQRLKLLFWSQSKHVLLQSLMFKNDYFVKGCKYDIVIQFFVREAKGLRRSSYDAIIKCGVHPVFEHELID from the exons ATGATCATCCTGTTGTGCTTGATTCTTCTAATTATCGGTCTTCTACTTCCACCACTTGCCAGACGCATCAAATCATCGCcgtcctcatcatcatcatcatcatcgtcatcatcttcttcttccactCCGGAGAAGCATGAGGTGTTCATTAGCTTCAGAGGTTCAGACGTTCGCATTGGTTTTCTCAGCCATCTTCACGATGCTTTGAGACGGAGCGGAATTGATGCCTTTGTGGATGAACAACTTGAGAGAGGAGAAAACATCTCAAACTCCCTCTTACGAACCATTGAAGGATCGTATATTTCAATTGTTATTCTCTCCGAAAATTATGCATTTTCTCCGTGGTGTTTGGATGAGCTGGTCAAGATTCTCGAGTGCAAGGAAACTTCTGGACAAATAGTCATACCGGTTTTCTATGGTGCGGATCCAACCCATGTTCAAGATCTGACTGGGAGTTTTGGGGCTGCTATTGCTCAACATAGAAAAAAACTTTACAAGTCTTCAGTGGATAGTTGGGGCTATGCTTTAAAGGAAGCATCCGAGCTATCAGGGTTCGATTCCTGCAATTTCAA GTCTGACGCCAATTTGATTGAAGAAATTATTAGACAAATTTTAGAGAAGCTAAATGATTTGTCCCAAACTGATTCTACTTCTTTTGATGATAAATTGGTTGGAATTAGTTCACGTGTTGAGAATGTGATGTCATTGTTATCCCATGAAGATGTGAATGTTGTGGGAATTTGGGGAGCAGGTGGTATTGGCAAAACAACTATTGCTCAAGCAACATTTGATCGAATTTGTGGTCAATTTGAAGCTCAATGCTTTGTGGAAAATGTGAGGGAAAAATCTGAAAGGGGCATAGATATATTTCAAACTGAAATCCTTCCCAAATTATTAGAGGCAAGCAATTTTGTAAGTTCAACTTCATTCGTCAAAAAAAGGCTGTCACGAAAAAGAGTCGTTGTTTGTCTAGATGATGTGAGTGATTTTAGTCAAATAAAATCCATAATAGAAAGAGGTGTTTATTGTGGTTCTGGGAGTAAACTTATTGTCACAGGCAGAGATAAGCATTTGCTTGAAAATCTGGGTGCTGAAATATATGAAGTTGAGAATTTAAATGACTGTGAAGCTCTTGAACTCTTTTGTTTGCATGCCTTCAAAGAAAAAATTCCTAAGGGAGGATATTTAGAGCTTTCTAAAAGGGCAATTGAATATGCTCAAGGTCTTCCATTGGCTCTTGAAGTTTTAGGTTCAAATTTATACCACAGAAGTGTAGAAGAATGGGAAGATgagttagaaaaattgaaaggtacatctgaaaaaaaaattcagaaaatattaaaaattagttATGATGGATTGTCCGATGTTGAAAAGGAAATATTTCTGGATATTGCTTGTTTCTTTAAATGGAGATCCAGAGACGAAGTTGAAAGCTTATTAGATGTTCCAGGTTCAAAAATAGGAATAAGTTGTCTTTATGAAAAGGCTCTTATTTCTGTATCTTTTGGAAATTGTTTAAATATGCATGACTTAATTCAACAAATGGCCAAAGACATtatctgtgaggaaaaggtgcTAGCGAAGCGTAGTAGGCTGTGGAATCCTGAAGACATTTATCATCTGTTGACTAGGGAAATG GGTACTGAAGCCATTAAAGGGATATCACTGGATATGTCCAAAATAAAAAGCGTGAACCTAAGTCCTAAAGCATTTGAGAGAATCTATAATCTCAGATATCTGAAGTTCTACACTTCAAGCCATAACACCCACGTGAATGTCCCTCAAGCCCTCACTTATCTCCCTGAACAGCTAAGGTATTTCTATTGGGATCAATACCCTTCGAAATCTTTGCCATTCAGTTTTTGCGCAGAGAAACTCGTAGAATTACGCATGAGTTACAGTCATCTCGAAGAACTTTGGAATGGAGTTCTG AATCTCACAAATCTGAAATTGATTGATCTCCGTTACAGTGAGAGGTTAATCAAAATTCCAGACTTGTCTAGAGCATCAAATCTTGAGACTTTAGATTTTTCTGGGTGTACAAGTGTTGTTGAAGTTCCCTCTTCCCTTAAATATTTGAGCAAGCTTGCTAAATTGAGTCTTGGTGGATGTTTTTGCTTCTTACCAAACTGCTTTGATGGTCTGTTAAGTCTTAAGATTCTTTCATTGTTTAAATGCTCAAGGCTAAAGAGTCTTCCAGACGATTTTTGCAATCTGAAAAGTCTTTCAGGGTTATATGTTGAATACTGTGAAAATCTACGACTGCCACAAAACATAGGGAATGTTGAATCTTTGAAGAGCCTTGTTGCATACATAAATGGCATAGAAGAATTGCCATCCACGGTCAATAATGTTTGGGAATTGAAAGATTTATGTATTTCCAGGAGTAAAGGTTTGATATTTCCTCCACTCACAGGAGATTTCCCCCATCTTATGAGCATTAATCTAAATGACATTGGCATTTTAGAATTTCCCTTGGCTGTTTGCTCTATACCATCtttgaagtttttatttttaggagGCAATAATTTTGAGAGCATACCTGAGTGCATCAAACAATTTAGGATTCTGAATCAACTAGACTTACATGACTGCAAGAAACTAAAACATTTACCTGAAAGCATCAAACAACTTTCAATGCTGACATACCTTGATTTAAGTGAATGTACCTCTCTGGAGCAGAATGAATTAAACAAAATGATGGACCATCTATTCTGGGAGAAATTTGAG GAACAGAATATGGGAGAGCATATTGAAAACGATATTGGATCATCTTTCCTTGGTAGCGAAGTACCGCAGAAAATGATGTATCAAAATAAGCGCGGATCTTCTTTGACTTTCTCCTTCAAACTACAGAAGGAGATGCAGTATCTTCACTGGTATTGTTGTACTGTTTTGGATCCGCAAGCCTGTGAATTTTGTAGCAACGAAGTCTTTGTTTATTGTGTTGTGCGTTTCAAAGACGTGTCTGGACGTAGTGTTACTCTACAACAAAGATTAAAGTTGCTTTTTTGGTCTCAATCAAAACATGTGTTACTGCAAAGTCTTATGTTTAAGAATGATTACTTTGTTAAGGGTTGTAAGTATGATATAGTCATTCAATTCTTTGTACGAGAGGCTAAAGGCTTACGGCGTTCCAGTTATGATGCTATAATTAAGTGTGGTGTGCATCCAGTATTTGAGCATGAGTTAATTGATTAA
- the LOC136235736 gene encoding disease resistance protein RPV1-like isoform X2: MIILLCLILLIIGLLLPPLARRIKSSPSSSSSSSSSSSSSSTPEKHEVFISFRGSDVRIGFLSHLHDALRRSGIDAFVDEQLERGENISNSLLRTIEGSYISIVILSENYAFSPWCLDELVKILECKETSGQIVIPVFYGADPTHVQDLTGSFGAAIAQHRKKLYKSSVDSWGYALKEASELSGFDSCNFKSDANLIEEIIRQILEKLNDLSQTDSTSFDDKLVGISSRVENVMSLLSHEDVNVVGIWGAGGIGKTTIAQATFDRICGQFEAQCFVENVREKSERGIDIFQTEILPKLLEASNFVSSTSFVKKRLSRKRVVVCLDDVSDFSQIKSIIERGVYCGSGSKLIVTGRDKHLLENLGAEIYEVENLNDCEALELFCLHAFKEKIPKGGYLELSKRAIEYAQGLPLALEVLGSNLYHRSVEEWEDELEKLKGTSEKKIQKILKISYDGLSDVEKEIFLDIACFFKWRSRDEVESLLDVPGSKIGISCLYEKALISVSFGNCLNMHDLIQQMAKDIICEEKVLAKRSRLWNPEDIYHLLTREMGTEAIKGISLDMSKIKSVNLSPKAFERIYNLRYLKFYTSSHNTHVNVPQALTYLPEQLRYFYWDQYPSKSLPFSFCAEKLVELRMSYSHLEELWNGVLNLTNLKLIDLRYSERLIKIPDLSRASNLETLDFSGCTSVVEVPSSLKYLSKLAKLSLGGCFCFLPNCFDGLLSLKILSLFKCSRLKSLPDDFCNLKSLSGLYVEYCENLRLPQNIGNVESLKSLVAYINGIEELPSTVNNVWELKDLCISRSKGLIFPPLTGDFPHLMSINLNDIGILEFPLAVCSIPSLKFLFLGGNNFESIPECIKQFRILNQLDLHDCKKLKHLPESIKQLSMLTYLDLSECTSLEQNELNKMMDHLFWEKFENMGEHIENDIGSSFLGSEVPQKMMYQNKRGSSLTFSFKLQKEMQYLHWYCCTVLDPQACEFCSNEVFVYCVVRFKDVSGRSVTLQQRLKLLFWSQSKHVLLQSLMFKNDYFVKGCKYDIVIQFFVREAKGLRRSSYDAIIKCGVHPVFEHELID; encoded by the exons ATGATCATCCTGTTGTGCTTGATTCTTCTAATTATCGGTCTTCTACTTCCACCACTTGCCAGACGCATCAAATCATCGCcgtcctcatcatcatcatcatcatcgtcatcatcttcttcttccactCCGGAGAAGCATGAGGTGTTCATTAGCTTCAGAGGTTCAGACGTTCGCATTGGTTTTCTCAGCCATCTTCACGATGCTTTGAGACGGAGCGGAATTGATGCCTTTGTGGATGAACAACTTGAGAGAGGAGAAAACATCTCAAACTCCCTCTTACGAACCATTGAAGGATCGTATATTTCAATTGTTATTCTCTCCGAAAATTATGCATTTTCTCCGTGGTGTTTGGATGAGCTGGTCAAGATTCTCGAGTGCAAGGAAACTTCTGGACAAATAGTCATACCGGTTTTCTATGGTGCGGATCCAACCCATGTTCAAGATCTGACTGGGAGTTTTGGGGCTGCTATTGCTCAACATAGAAAAAAACTTTACAAGTCTTCAGTGGATAGTTGGGGCTATGCTTTAAAGGAAGCATCCGAGCTATCAGGGTTCGATTCCTGCAATTTCAA GTCTGACGCCAATTTGATTGAAGAAATTATTAGACAAATTTTAGAGAAGCTAAATGATTTGTCCCAAACTGATTCTACTTCTTTTGATGATAAATTGGTTGGAATTAGTTCACGTGTTGAGAATGTGATGTCATTGTTATCCCATGAAGATGTGAATGTTGTGGGAATTTGGGGAGCAGGTGGTATTGGCAAAACAACTATTGCTCAAGCAACATTTGATCGAATTTGTGGTCAATTTGAAGCTCAATGCTTTGTGGAAAATGTGAGGGAAAAATCTGAAAGGGGCATAGATATATTTCAAACTGAAATCCTTCCCAAATTATTAGAGGCAAGCAATTTTGTAAGTTCAACTTCATTCGTCAAAAAAAGGCTGTCACGAAAAAGAGTCGTTGTTTGTCTAGATGATGTGAGTGATTTTAGTCAAATAAAATCCATAATAGAAAGAGGTGTTTATTGTGGTTCTGGGAGTAAACTTATTGTCACAGGCAGAGATAAGCATTTGCTTGAAAATCTGGGTGCTGAAATATATGAAGTTGAGAATTTAAATGACTGTGAAGCTCTTGAACTCTTTTGTTTGCATGCCTTCAAAGAAAAAATTCCTAAGGGAGGATATTTAGAGCTTTCTAAAAGGGCAATTGAATATGCTCAAGGTCTTCCATTGGCTCTTGAAGTTTTAGGTTCAAATTTATACCACAGAAGTGTAGAAGAATGGGAAGATgagttagaaaaattgaaaggtacatctgaaaaaaaaattcagaaaatattaaaaattagttATGATGGATTGTCCGATGTTGAAAAGGAAATATTTCTGGATATTGCTTGTTTCTTTAAATGGAGATCCAGAGACGAAGTTGAAAGCTTATTAGATGTTCCAGGTTCAAAAATAGGAATAAGTTGTCTTTATGAAAAGGCTCTTATTTCTGTATCTTTTGGAAATTGTTTAAATATGCATGACTTAATTCAACAAATGGCCAAAGACATtatctgtgaggaaaaggtgcTAGCGAAGCGTAGTAGGCTGTGGAATCCTGAAGACATTTATCATCTGTTGACTAGGGAAATG GGTACTGAAGCCATTAAAGGGATATCACTGGATATGTCCAAAATAAAAAGCGTGAACCTAAGTCCTAAAGCATTTGAGAGAATCTATAATCTCAGATATCTGAAGTTCTACACTTCAAGCCATAACACCCACGTGAATGTCCCTCAAGCCCTCACTTATCTCCCTGAACAGCTAAGGTATTTCTATTGGGATCAATACCCTTCGAAATCTTTGCCATTCAGTTTTTGCGCAGAGAAACTCGTAGAATTACGCATGAGTTACAGTCATCTCGAAGAACTTTGGAATGGAGTTCTG AATCTCACAAATCTGAAATTGATTGATCTCCGTTACAGTGAGAGGTTAATCAAAATTCCAGACTTGTCTAGAGCATCAAATCTTGAGACTTTAGATTTTTCTGGGTGTACAAGTGTTGTTGAAGTTCCCTCTTCCCTTAAATATTTGAGCAAGCTTGCTAAATTGAGTCTTGGTGGATGTTTTTGCTTCTTACCAAACTGCTTTGATGGTCTGTTAAGTCTTAAGATTCTTTCATTGTTTAAATGCTCAAGGCTAAAGAGTCTTCCAGACGATTTTTGCAATCTGAAAAGTCTTTCAGGGTTATATGTTGAATACTGTGAAAATCTACGACTGCCACAAAACATAGGGAATGTTGAATCTTTGAAGAGCCTTGTTGCATACATAAATGGCATAGAAGAATTGCCATCCACGGTCAATAATGTTTGGGAATTGAAAGATTTATGTATTTCCAGGAGTAAAGGTTTGATATTTCCTCCACTCACAGGAGATTTCCCCCATCTTATGAGCATTAATCTAAATGACATTGGCATTTTAGAATTTCCCTTGGCTGTTTGCTCTATACCATCtttgaagtttttatttttaggagGCAATAATTTTGAGAGCATACCTGAGTGCATCAAACAATTTAGGATTCTGAATCAACTAGACTTACATGACTGCAAGAAACTAAAACATTTACCTGAAAGCATCAAACAACTTTCAATGCTGACATACCTTGATTTAAGTGAATGTACCTCTCTGGAGCAGAATGAATTAAACAAAATGATGGACCATCTATTCTGGGAGAAATTTGAG AATATGGGAGAGCATATTGAAAACGATATTGGATCATCTTTCCTTGGTAGCGAAGTACCGCAGAAAATGATGTATCAAAATAAGCGCGGATCTTCTTTGACTTTCTCCTTCAAACTACAGAAGGAGATGCAGTATCTTCACTGGTATTGTTGTACTGTTTTGGATCCGCAAGCCTGTGAATTTTGTAGCAACGAAGTCTTTGTTTATTGTGTTGTGCGTTTCAAAGACGTGTCTGGACGTAGTGTTACTCTACAACAAAGATTAAAGTTGCTTTTTTGGTCTCAATCAAAACATGTGTTACTGCAAAGTCTTATGTTTAAGAATGATTACTTTGTTAAGGGTTGTAAGTATGATATAGTCATTCAATTCTTTGTACGAGAGGCTAAAGGCTTACGGCGTTCCAGTTATGATGCTATAATTAAGTGTGGTGTGCATCCAGTATTTGAGCATGAGTTAATTGATTAA
- the LOC136235739 gene encoding putative disease resistance RPP13-like protein 1 isoform X2, with protein MKEIRVKNFVCALFKMLHDLVPRLRCLMVQSLAGYCIEELPSSIGSLKHLRYLNLSYTGLTKLPESISRLFNLQTLKLRGCQKLTELPRGLHNVGNIRDSEMVNLKEKQNIDSLTLEWTDSLNGVQNEQQVLASLHPHRNLGELSVKFYSGTKFPLWLGDPKFTQMKHLELKSCKIMSLPPLGQLPLLRKLSIEGMDGVKEVGVEFFGVGSPSSNAFPSLESLIITNMLEWEQWFCEEPRQVFPNLCELSMRNCPKLFGKLPKFLPSLKNLEICDCPCLTELPEILPSLTTMKVEKCQEMLLRNAHGLISLTTLEIRRISNLVSLHELLLPALVALEDLDIVDCHELMHLWPDESNIAKLASMRRLCIQECENLESLVEGREGILPCNLLVLITEKCRYTIKKSKLHMVSRSLLR; from the exons ATGAAGGAAATCCGAGTTAAG AATTTTGTATGTGCCCTTTTTAAGATGCTGCATGACTTGGTTCCCAGATTAAGATGCTTAATGGTGCAATCTTTAGCTGGTTATTGTATTGAGGAGCTACCAAGTTCTATTGGTTCCTTAAAGCATTTGCGGTACCTTAATTTGTCTTATACTGGTCTTACAAAGTTGCCTGAATCAATTAGTAGGCTCTTCAATCTCCAAACTCTGAAACTACGCGGGTGCCAGAAGCTTACAGAGTTACCTAGAG GGTTGCATAATGTGGGGAATATTAGAGATTCAGAGATGGTCAACCTAAAGGAGAAGCAGAATATTGATTCATTAACCTTGGAATGGACTGATAGTCTAAATGGTGTGCAAAATGAACAGCAGGTTCTCGCGTCTTTACATCCTCATCGAAATCTAGGAGAGCTCTCTGTTAAGTTCTATAGCGGAACAAAATTCCCATTGTGGTTAGGTGACCCCAAATTCACTCAAATGAAGCATCTTGAGCTCAAAAGTTGTAAAATTATGTCTCTACCGCCACTTGGGCAATTGCCATTACTTAGAAAGTTGAGCATAGAAGGCATGGATGGAGTGAAAGAAGTGGGCGTTGAGTTCTTCGGGGTTGGTTCTCCTTCTTCTAATGCTTTTCCATCTTTGGAGTCACTGATCATAACGAATATGCTGGAGTGGGAGCAGTGGTTTTGTGAAGAACCTAGACAAGTATTTCCCAATCTGTGTGAGCTTAGCATGAGAAATTGTCCAAAATTGTTTGGGAAATTACCCAAGTTCCTCCCTTCCTTGAAAAATCTTGAAATTTGTGACTGCCCGTGTCTAACTGAGTTGCCTGAAATCCTGCCATCTCTTACCACAATGAAAGTTGAAAAATGCCAAGAGATGCTTCTTAGAAATGCACATGGTCTAATTTCCCTTACAACATTGGAAATCCGGAGAATCTCAAATCTTGTAAGTCTACATGAATTGCTTTTACCGGCTTTGGTTGCACTTGAAGATCTGGATATTGTAGATTGCCATGAACTAATGCACTTGTGGCCAGATGAAAGTAACATAGCCAAGCTCGCTAGCATGAGACGGTTATGCATACAGGAGTGTGAGAACCTGGAGTCATTAGTAGAGGGACGTGAAGGAATTTTACCGTGCAATCTTCTAGTTTTGATCACAGAGAAGTGTAGATACACCATAAAGAAATCAAAGCTGCACATGGTATCAAGATCACTGCTCAG GTAG
- the LOC136235739 gene encoding putative disease resistance RPP13-like protein 1 isoform X1, which translates to MKEIRVKNFVCALFKMLHDLVPRLRCLMVQSLAGYCIEELPSSIGSLKHLRYLNLSYTGLTKLPESISRLFNLQTLKLRGCQKLTELPRGLHNVGNIRDSEMVNLKEKQNIDSLTLEWTDSLNGVQNEQQVLASLHPHRNLGELSVKFYSGTKFPLWLGDPKFTQMKHLELKSCKIMSLPPLGQLPLLRKLSIEGMDGVKEVGVEFFGVGSPSSNAFPSLESLIITNMLEWEQWFCEEPRQVFPNLCELSMRNCPKLFGKLPKFLPSLKNLEICDCPCLTELPEILPSLTTMKVEKCQEMLLRNAHGLISLTTLEIRRISNLVSLHELLLPALVALEDLDIVDCHELMHLWPDESNIAKLASMRRLCIQECENLESLVEGREGILPCNLLVLITEKCRYTIKKSKLHMVSRSLLRACSGIFFGRMKILMNLVSEMSY; encoded by the exons ATGAAGGAAATCCGAGTTAAG AATTTTGTATGTGCCCTTTTTAAGATGCTGCATGACTTGGTTCCCAGATTAAGATGCTTAATGGTGCAATCTTTAGCTGGTTATTGTATTGAGGAGCTACCAAGTTCTATTGGTTCCTTAAAGCATTTGCGGTACCTTAATTTGTCTTATACTGGTCTTACAAAGTTGCCTGAATCAATTAGTAGGCTCTTCAATCTCCAAACTCTGAAACTACGCGGGTGCCAGAAGCTTACAGAGTTACCTAGAG GGTTGCATAATGTGGGGAATATTAGAGATTCAGAGATGGTCAACCTAAAGGAGAAGCAGAATATTGATTCATTAACCTTGGAATGGACTGATAGTCTAAATGGTGTGCAAAATGAACAGCAGGTTCTCGCGTCTTTACATCCTCATCGAAATCTAGGAGAGCTCTCTGTTAAGTTCTATAGCGGAACAAAATTCCCATTGTGGTTAGGTGACCCCAAATTCACTCAAATGAAGCATCTTGAGCTCAAAAGTTGTAAAATTATGTCTCTACCGCCACTTGGGCAATTGCCATTACTTAGAAAGTTGAGCATAGAAGGCATGGATGGAGTGAAAGAAGTGGGCGTTGAGTTCTTCGGGGTTGGTTCTCCTTCTTCTAATGCTTTTCCATCTTTGGAGTCACTGATCATAACGAATATGCTGGAGTGGGAGCAGTGGTTTTGTGAAGAACCTAGACAAGTATTTCCCAATCTGTGTGAGCTTAGCATGAGAAATTGTCCAAAATTGTTTGGGAAATTACCCAAGTTCCTCCCTTCCTTGAAAAATCTTGAAATTTGTGACTGCCCGTGTCTAACTGAGTTGCCTGAAATCCTGCCATCTCTTACCACAATGAAAGTTGAAAAATGCCAAGAGATGCTTCTTAGAAATGCACATGGTCTAATTTCCCTTACAACATTGGAAATCCGGAGAATCTCAAATCTTGTAAGTCTACATGAATTGCTTTTACCGGCTTTGGTTGCACTTGAAGATCTGGATATTGTAGATTGCCATGAACTAATGCACTTGTGGCCAGATGAAAGTAACATAGCCAAGCTCGCTAGCATGAGACGGTTATGCATACAGGAGTGTGAGAACCTGGAGTCATTAGTAGAGGGACGTGAAGGAATTTTACCGTGCAATCTTCTAGTTTTGATCACAGAGAAGTGTAGATACACCATAAAGAAATCAAAGCTGCACATGGTATCAAGATCACTGCTCAG GGCATGTAGCGGTATATTTTTTGGAAGAATGAAAATATTGATGAATTTAGTAAGTGAAATGTCATATTAA
- the LOC136235739 gene encoding putative disease resistance protein At3g14460 isoform X5: protein MKEIRVKNFVCALFKMLHDLVPRLRCLMVQSLAGYCIEELPSSIGSLKHLRYLNLSYTGLTKLPESISRLFNLQTLKLRGCQKLTELPRGLHNVGNIRDSEMVNLKEKQNIDSLTLEWTDSLNGVQNEQQVLASLHPHRNLGELSVKFYSGTKFPLWLGDPKFTQMKHLELKSCKIMSLPPLGQLPLLRKLSIEGMDGVKEVGVEFFGVGSPSSNAFPSLESLIITNMLEWEQWFCEEPRQVFPNLCELSMRNCPKLFGKLPKFLPSLKNLEICDCPCLTELPEILPSLTTMKVEKCQEMLLRNAHGLISLTTLEIRRISNLMKVT, encoded by the exons ATGAAGGAAATCCGAGTTAAG AATTTTGTATGTGCCCTTTTTAAGATGCTGCATGACTTGGTTCCCAGATTAAGATGCTTAATGGTGCAATCTTTAGCTGGTTATTGTATTGAGGAGCTACCAAGTTCTATTGGTTCCTTAAAGCATTTGCGGTACCTTAATTTGTCTTATACTGGTCTTACAAAGTTGCCTGAATCAATTAGTAGGCTCTTCAATCTCCAAACTCTGAAACTACGCGGGTGCCAGAAGCTTACAGAGTTACCTAGAG GGTTGCATAATGTGGGGAATATTAGAGATTCAGAGATGGTCAACCTAAAGGAGAAGCAGAATATTGATTCATTAACCTTGGAATGGACTGATAGTCTAAATGGTGTGCAAAATGAACAGCAGGTTCTCGCGTCTTTACATCCTCATCGAAATCTAGGAGAGCTCTCTGTTAAGTTCTATAGCGGAACAAAATTCCCATTGTGGTTAGGTGACCCCAAATTCACTCAAATGAAGCATCTTGAGCTCAAAAGTTGTAAAATTATGTCTCTACCGCCACTTGGGCAATTGCCATTACTTAGAAAGTTGAGCATAGAAGGCATGGATGGAGTGAAAGAAGTGGGCGTTGAGTTCTTCGGGGTTGGTTCTCCTTCTTCTAATGCTTTTCCATCTTTGGAGTCACTGATCATAACGAATATGCTGGAGTGGGAGCAGTGGTTTTGTGAAGAACCTAGACAAGTATTTCCCAATCTGTGTGAGCTTAGCATGAGAAATTGTCCAAAATTGTTTGGGAAATTACCCAAGTTCCTCCCTTCCTTGAAAAATCTTGAAATTTGTGACTGCCCGTGTCTAACTGAGTTGCCTGAAATCCTGCCATCTCTTACCACAATGAAAGTTGAAAAATGCCAAGAGATGCTTCTTAGAAATGCACATGGTCTAATTTCCCTTACAACATTGGAAATCCGGAGAATCTCAAATCTT ATGAAAGTAACATAG